A window from Chryseobacterium vaccae encodes these proteins:
- a CDS encoding DUF6624 domain-containing protein, producing the protein MRYLFVAVFFSIVMSGQKTEVKPVNTELKKELAQIYKDDQIYRELMSPITPERRKEIMTEKNLTQADMGAELPKRADAQDRENLIKVEKIIKKYGYPGKSLVGEPENKAVWYVIQHSPEIEKYFPMIKKAAEEKELPFRLYAMMLDRKLMQENKEQIYGTQARSYTVTKDGKQQLVWLIWPIKDPENVNKLRQEAGIGGTVEEYAKDLTGAEYKKYTLKEALELMKAK; encoded by the coding sequence ATGAGATACCTATTCGTTGCAGTTTTCTTTTCAATAGTAATGAGCGGTCAGAAGACCGAAGTAAAACCTGTTAATACAGAACTTAAAAAAGAGCTGGCACAAATCTATAAAGATGACCAGATCTACCGTGAGCTGATGTCTCCAATTACACCTGAGAGGCGAAAAGAAATTATGACGGAGAAAAATCTCACTCAGGCAGATATGGGGGCAGAACTGCCTAAACGGGCGGATGCTCAGGATCGTGAGAATCTTATCAAAGTAGAAAAAATTATCAAAAAATATGGTTATCCGGGAAAATCTTTGGTGGGAGAGCCTGAGAACAAAGCCGTATGGTATGTGATACAACACTCGCCAGAGATCGAAAAGTATTTTCCGATGATCAAAAAAGCAGCTGAAGAAAAAGAACTGCCGTTCAGACTGTATGCCATGATGCTGGATCGGAAGCTAATGCAGGAAAATAAAGAACAGATCTACGGAACACAGGCCCGTTCCTATACCGTGACAAAAGATGGAAAACAGCAGTTAGTGTGGCTGATCTGGCCCATAAAAGATCCTGAAAATGTTAATAAACTCAGACAGGAAGCAGGAATTGGAGGAACAGTAGAAGAATATGCAAAAGACCTTACAGGAGCAGAATATAAAAAATATACATTGAAAGAAGCTCTGGAGCTCATGAAAGCAAAATGA
- the paaZ gene encoding phenylacetic acid degradation bifunctional protein PaaZ encodes MEKLKNYIYGEWIEGTGNGVPLYNAVTGEQVAVSDTEGLNFEQALDYGRTVGYKNLSSMTFYDRGEMLKKVALYLLERKKKYYDLSYKTGATHVDSWVDIEGGFGTFFTYSGLAKRMLPNTPFWVDGDTQKISANGTFLGTHILTPSEGVSIQINAYNFPVWGMLEKLSTSLLAGVPSIVKPSPFGSYLTNAVFQDMIESGILPEGAIQLVCGEPGNILDYVQDGDSVLFTGSASTGRKLKSLPSVAGNAVRFNMEADSLNCSILGLDAKPGTPEFDLFIKEVRNEMTTKAGQKCTAIRRIIVPEHLIGDVQNALSKALDQTKIGSPLSRETRMGSLVGKQQYDEVLRKVNLLKAETELVYDGKHELVDADYEKGAFMSPKLFLNDKPFEKNISHDVEAFGPVSTLMPYKDAEEAAALAKRGKGSLVGSIISHDENFIAETSWKMASQHGRIFVLNRDSAKESTGHGSPLPTLMHGGPGRAGGGEEMGGLNGLHFFLQKTAIQGSPDVLKAITKIYQQGAEKKFSDKHPFQKYFEEVEVGDSLETAGRTVTDADIVNFSNVSWDHFYAHTDATSLSGTIFDKTVAHGYFILSAAAGLFVSGKKGPVIANYGLEDCSFFKPVYAGDTITVYLTAKEKINRGVKGRNIPSGVVKWLVEVVNQRDEIVCVATILTLVAKQSPFIDLNVKNIQKILNGLTENTPAQWGKMSPQQMIEHLEQGVLVSLGEPEAEKCFTPEEHLEKWQDSLYTHRKMPKDFTAPFLPQDGSLPEPVYKNLEKAKESFIETMKKYAIYYRENPQAEHMNFVFGKLNKEMWELMHKKHFTHHFEQFGLI; translated from the coding sequence ATGGAAAAACTGAAAAACTATATCTACGGAGAATGGATAGAAGGTACCGGAAACGGAGTCCCTTTATACAATGCTGTTACCGGTGAGCAGGTTGCTGTCTCAGATACGGAAGGGCTTAATTTTGAACAGGCTCTTGATTATGGTAGAACAGTAGGGTACAAAAATCTTTCTTCAATGACTTTCTATGACAGAGGGGAAATGCTGAAAAAAGTAGCCCTTTATCTGTTGGAAAGAAAGAAAAAATATTATGACTTATCTTACAAGACAGGAGCTACTCATGTAGATTCATGGGTAGATATCGAAGGAGGTTTCGGAACTTTCTTCACCTATTCAGGACTAGCGAAGAGAATGCTTCCTAATACTCCGTTTTGGGTAGATGGTGATACTCAGAAAATTTCTGCCAACGGAACTTTCCTTGGAACCCATATTTTAACACCAAGTGAAGGAGTATCCATACAGATTAATGCTTATAACTTTCCGGTTTGGGGAATGCTGGAAAAACTGTCTACTTCATTATTGGCGGGGGTTCCTTCTATCGTTAAACCTTCACCATTTGGTTCATACCTTACCAATGCGGTATTCCAGGATATGATTGAAAGCGGAATTCTTCCTGAAGGAGCAATCCAATTGGTATGCGGAGAACCTGGAAATATTCTTGATTATGTTCAGGACGGAGATTCCGTTTTGTTTACAGGTTCAGCCTCTACAGGTAGAAAATTAAAATCCTTACCATCAGTTGCCGGAAATGCTGTACGTTTTAATATGGAAGCAGACTCTCTGAACTGCTCCATCCTTGGATTGGATGCAAAACCGGGAACTCCTGAATTCGATCTTTTCATTAAGGAAGTACGAAATGAAATGACCACAAAGGCCGGGCAAAAATGTACGGCAATCAGAAGAATTATTGTTCCAGAACATTTGATCGGAGACGTTCAGAATGCTTTATCTAAGGCTTTAGACCAGACTAAAATCGGAAGCCCGCTGAGCAGAGAAACCAGAATGGGTTCATTAGTAGGAAAACAGCAGTATGATGAGGTATTGAGAAAAGTTAATCTACTGAAAGCAGAAACCGAATTGGTATACGACGGGAAACATGAGCTGGTAGATGCTGATTATGAAAAAGGAGCGTTCATGAGCCCGAAATTATTCCTGAATGATAAACCGTTTGAAAAGAATATCTCTCATGATGTAGAAGCCTTCGGACCGGTTTCTACACTGATGCCTTACAAAGATGCAGAAGAAGCAGCTGCGCTGGCAAAAAGAGGAAAAGGAAGCTTAGTAGGATCTATTATATCCCACGATGAAAACTTCATCGCAGAAACGTCATGGAAAATGGCTTCCCAACACGGAAGAATTTTTGTATTGAACAGAGACAGTGCTAAAGAAAGTACAGGTCATGGTTCTCCACTTCCTACATTAATGCATGGAGGTCCTGGCAGAGCAGGAGGAGGCGAGGAAATGGGTGGACTGAACGGTCTCCATTTCTTCTTACAGAAAACAGCAATTCAGGGATCACCGGATGTATTGAAAGCCATTACCAAGATCTATCAGCAGGGTGCCGAGAAAAAATTCTCAGATAAGCATCCGTTCCAGAAATACTTTGAAGAAGTTGAAGTAGGAGATTCTTTAGAAACAGCAGGAAGAACTGTTACCGATGCAGATATCGTAAACTTCTCCAATGTTTCCTGGGATCACTTCTACGCTCATACAGATGCAACAAGCTTATCAGGGACAATTTTCGATAAAACCGTTGCTCATGGATACTTTATCCTTTCTGCAGCAGCAGGATTGTTTGTTTCCGGGAAAAAAGGTCCGGTTATCGCCAATTACGGCCTGGAAGACTGTAGTTTCTTCAAACCCGTATATGCAGGAGATACCATCACAGTATACCTTACAGCAAAAGAGAAGATCAACAGGGGCGTAAAAGGAAGAAATATTCCTTCAGGAGTTGTTAAATGGCTGGTTGAGGTAGTTAACCAGAGAGACGAGATCGTTTGCGTAGCAACCATTCTGACACTGGTCGCAAAACAGTCTCCTTTTATCGATCTGAATGTGAAAAATATTCAGAAAATTCTGAACGGATTAACAGAAAATACTCCGGCACAATGGGGTAAAATGTCTCCACAGCAGATGATTGAACACCTTGAACAGGGAGTGTTGGTAAGTTTGGGAGAACCGGAAGCTGAAAAATGTTTCACTCCGGAAGAACATCTTGAAAAATGGCAGGATTCACTATACACCCATAGAAAAATGCCGAAAGATTTTACCGCTCCTTTCCTTCCGCAGGATGGCAGCCTTCCGGAACCGGTTTATAAGAACCTGGAGAAAGCAAAAGAATCTTTCATTGAAACCATGAAGAAATATGCCATCTATTACAGAGAAAATCCTCAGGCAGAGCATATGAATTTTGTCTTCGGAAAATTGAACAAAGAAATGTGGGAACTAATGCACAAAAAACATTTTACCCATCATTTTGAACAGTTTGGATTAATTTAA
- a CDS encoding CPBP family intramembrane glutamic endopeptidase, translated as MIGIITELIISWLLLWFIVKKNLSILGFKPSRKRLIQLFSGILLAAVCCIFYHVTSKISANNNWELNKQISFRTLLPGVWWVLKSVLFEELIFRGALLYIAIDKLGIKKACLLSAACFGIYHWFSYNAFGSPFQMAIIFVMTAVFGYMLAYAFAITKSLYLPFGLHLGWNLFNIIVFSNGPLGNQILLKANENKPEGILSLVIFLFQIFGLPLLAFWYLRYLKSKDEMEHKKQEE; from the coding sequence ATGATTGGAATCATTACTGAATTAATTATTTCCTGGCTCTTACTTTGGTTTATTGTGAAAAAAAATCTCAGTATTTTGGGATTTAAACCCTCCAGAAAAAGGCTCATCCAGCTATTTTCCGGAATATTACTTGCAGCAGTCTGCTGTATTTTTTATCACGTAACCTCCAAAATTTCAGCAAATAATAACTGGGAGCTGAATAAACAGATTTCATTTCGGACCCTTTTACCGGGAGTATGGTGGGTTTTAAAGTCGGTATTGTTTGAAGAACTTATTTTCAGGGGTGCTTTACTGTATATTGCCATAGATAAATTAGGAATAAAGAAGGCTTGTTTATTGTCTGCAGCCTGCTTTGGAATCTATCACTGGTTTTCATACAATGCTTTCGGCAGTCCTTTCCAGATGGCTATTATTTTTGTAATGACCGCTGTTTTCGGATATATGCTTGCTTATGCTTTTGCCATAACAAAGTCTCTTTATCTACCCTTTGGGCTTCATCTTGGATGGAACCTTTTCAATATTATTGTGTTTTCCAATGGCCCGTTGGGAAATCAGATTCTGTTAAAAGCGAATGAAAATAAACCTGAGGGGATTTTATCTTTGGTTATTTTTCTGTTCCAGATTTTTGGTCTTCCTCTTTTGGCTTTCTGGTATCTGAGATATTTAAAATCAAAAGATGAAATGGAGCATAAAAAGCAAGAAGAATAA
- a CDS encoding SMUG2 DNA glycosylase family protein — translation MNETFADKVIEFNENLNFTGELPEGFQVLNPYLDNPETMIVMKEFYHKYYNDSAQRKLMIGINPSRHGAGVTGVPFTDTKRLESVCGISMKAAHTHEVSSVFMYDMIADYGGPAEFYRDIYINSPFPLAIVRKTKNGWLNANYYDDKSLVEAVKDFMIDSLKKHISLGLDTSEVFILGKKNADFISKLNKETKLFGKMTVLEHPRYIQQYKSKEKQLYIDKYVLALKK, via the coding sequence ATGAATGAAACTTTTGCAGATAAGGTTATTGAGTTTAATGAAAATCTAAATTTTACAGGTGAACTTCCTGAAGGTTTTCAGGTGTTAAATCCGTATCTGGATAATCCGGAAACGATGATTGTGATGAAAGAATTTTATCACAAATATTATAACGATTCAGCACAAAGAAAATTGATGATCGGAATCAATCCTAGCCGTCATGGAGCAGGCGTTACTGGAGTCCCGTTTACTGACACCAAACGACTTGAATCTGTCTGCGGTATATCCATGAAGGCGGCGCATACCCATGAAGTTTCCTCTGTTTTCATGTACGATATGATAGCTGATTATGGTGGTCCGGCAGAGTTTTACAGAGATATTTATATCAATTCACCATTTCCGCTGGCTATTGTCAGAAAAACGAAAAACGGCTGGCTGAACGCCAATTATTATGATGATAAAAGTCTGGTTGAGGCGGTAAAAGATTTTATGATTGATTCATTAAAAAAACATATCAGTCTCGGATTGGATACCTCAGAAGTCTTCATCCTTGGAAAAAAGAATGCCGATTTCATTTCAAAATTAAACAAAGAAACTAAGCTGTTCGGGAAAATGACCGTTTTGGAGCATCCCCGCTATATTCAGCAATATAAATCCAAAGAAAAACAATTGTATATTGACAAGTATGTTCTGGCATTGAAAAAGTAA